The segment CTTCGTTCTACCGGGGGACGTTCACCTGCAGTGGCGGGCCGCCAGATGCTCCACGGAAAGCCCGGTCATCCTGGAAATGTACTCCAGTTGTTTTTTCGGTGCGATATCCCGCCCGGTGGCTTCGCACCGGACCATTTCGAAGTCCGTATTCCATATCCTTCGAACGCCGTCCTTTTGCTCCATGCGAATCACATCCACCGGACAGACATACGCACATGAACCGCATGCGATGCAGTCCGCGGGCGCTTCACCGAACGGCGTCGTCACCTCGCGGTGCACCCCCCTGCCTGCAAACCCGATGGCGGAGACGCCAACGACCTCGCGGCAGGCCCTGACACACTGGCCGCAAAGGATGCATCCCTTCACCTCGGCCGGGAAGCGCGAGGAGGGAACCCCCACTCGGGACGCCATGGCAAGCAGCGCCGGGTGTTTGGGGTTGCGCGCCAGCAGGAGCTCCATGACCAGCCTGCGCACGTTCTGCACGCGCGGGGTATCCGTTTCGACCACCAGCCCTTCGGAGATCTCGTAGATGCAGGAGGCGACCAGGCG is part of the Desulfatiglans anilini DSM 4660 genome and harbors:
- a CDS encoding 4Fe-4S dicluster domain-containing protein, translated to RLVASCIYEISEGLVVETDTPRVQNVRRLVMELLLARNPKHPALLAMASRVGVPSSRFPAEVKGCILCGQCVRACREVVGVSAIGFAGRGVHREVTTPFGEAPADCIACGSCAYVCPVDVIRMEQKDGVRRIWNTDFEMVRCEATGRDIAPKKQLEYISRMTGLSVEHLAARHCR